The sequence below is a genomic window from Aphanothece sacrum FPU1.
ACCAAAGGACCCGAACGAACCTGAGAAAATCCAAGCGATCGCCCTAAATTTCCTAATTCCTCAAATTCTTCAGGAGTCCAATATTTTTCAACTGGAAGATGGTCTAAAGACGGACGCATATATTGGCCAATTGTCAAGCGATCGCAGCCAATTTCTCGCAAATCTTCTAAGGTTTGTCTAATTTCTGTCTCAGTTTCCCCGTGACCTAACATTAAACCCGACTTAGTAGGAATGGTGGGATCAATCTCTTTAACCCACCGTAAAACAGCCAAGGAACGGTCATATTTTGCCCCTCGTCGCACTCGATCTTGTAGTCGTTGGACGGTTTCGATATTATGATTGTAACAAGCAGGTTTAGCGGCAACTACGGTGGCAACTCGCTGTTTTTGGGCAATTTCTCGGTGTTTTCCTCCCCAAAAATCCGGGGTTAAGACTTCAATTTGTGTCTGGTGGTTACTCTGACGAATGGAACTCATTACCCTAACAAACCATTGGGCCCCTCCATCGTCTAAATCATCCCGTGCAACAGAAGTTAACACTACATAGCGTAATCCTAACAATTTAACAGATTCTGCTACTTTTTCGGGTTCTTCGGGGTCTAATGCCATCGGTGCATGACCTTTATCTACTTGACAAAAAGCACAGGAACGAGTGCAAGTCGGCCCCATTAACAGAAAAGTAGCGGTTTTCTGAGCATAACATTCCCCTCTGTTGGGACAACGACCTTCTTCACAAATAGTATGAATATTTCGTTGTTTAATGATACGCTGAACAGTAGACAGTTCACTCGCTTTACCGATAGGACGTTTTAACCAAGAGGGAATAGAGGTTAATGGCTCAAGAGAGGATTTTTGTGTCATTTTTTCAAGGTAAATTATTGTTAATTCTTTGTCAATTTAAAGATTTTTTTGTTGATGTCGTTGAACCCTTTAATGGTATCAAATTTGGTGTTTTAACTTACTTTGAATTTCTGTTTGATCTAATTGACAGCCAATGAACACTAATCGGGTTTGACGGGGTTCATTGGCCTTCCATAACCGATCATAAAATGTATCAAAGCGATCGCCAACTCCTTGTAATACTAACCTCATGGGTTTATTCGATACATTGACAAAGCCTTTAATACGATAAATTTCGTTGTTTTCAACTATTTTTTTTAAAGTTTCAATTAAAGATTTAGGGTCAAATGCTTGGTCAAAAATGACTTGAATGGAATTAATTTCCTCATCATGATCGTGTTCTTCTTCCTCATCATGATGACTGGGACGACTTTCTAAATTATCTTCTACTGCAGCATTAAAACCTAATAAAATATCAGGATTAATTTCTCCTTGATAACAAGAAACAACTTTTACCCCTGGCCGTAATTCTTGTTTTAACCATTCTTGTATTTGAGTCAATTGTGAGGTTTCTACTAAGTCAGTTTTAGTTAATAAAACTAAGTCAGCACAAGCTAATTGATCTTCAAATAATTCTTCAATTGGGGTTTCATGTTCTAAATTAGGATCAGCTTTTCTTTGTGCTTCTAATGCGTCTAAATCTCCCACTAAAGTTCCTGATGCTAATGCTTGACAGTCTACTACTGTTACTACTCCATCTACCGTAGCACCGTTACGAATTTCGGGCCAACGGAAAGCTTGAACTAAGGGTTTAGGTAATGCTAACCCAGAGGTTTCTATTAACATACAATCAATAGATTCTCGTCGTTCCAAAAGTTGCTGCATAGTCGGAAAAAATTCCTCTTGAACTGTACAACATAAACATCCATTGGTTAATTCAAAAATATTATTTTGAGGGTTGTCTTCTTCATCACAAATTTGACAATCTCTGAGTAATTCTCCATCAATTCCTACTTCTCCAAATTCGTTGACGATAACCGCAATACGACGTTTTTGGTTATTTTGTAGGAGGTGACGAATCAGGGTTGTTTTACCTGCACCGAGAAACCCAGTGATAACAGTAACGGGTATTTTGTGCATAAGATATATCTAATTTCCATTAATATTATTATTTCATTTTATCATATAAATTGATTATTTTGATCAGTCATATTGCTGTGTTGGGTTGCAGAACAAAACCTAGACCTACATTTATCTAAAGTGTTGGGTTTCAAAGAACGTTCAACCCAACCTACAATTATCAATTGGTCTATTTTTATAATTTTGTGCTACAAATTTTACAAAAATTTGCATCCCGATCATGTGATTTTAGTCCACAATAAGAACATACTTTATCATTTTGTTGAGTTATTTGAAAAATTTTTTGAGTTAAAATACTAATTTGCCAAGGTATGAAAATTACTCCTGAGAAAATCATAATTACAGTTAAAATTTTTCCTTCTTTTGAGAGAGGAATTATATCCCCAAACCCAACAGTTGTCATCGTGACAACAGAAAAATATAAAGCATCAAAAAAATCCTTAAAAACTTGGGGATTGGTTTTATGTTCAATCTGATAAATCGCCCCAGCATAGATAAAAATTAAACAAAATAAAAGCAAAAAAATTCTAACTAAAATGATTGTATCTTCCGATTGAATTTTCAGTAAAGAGGTTTGTAACTTAATTAATCGAATTAATCTCAAAACTCTAAACCAACGTAAAATCCGAATATAGCGAATATCAATTAGTCCAATAAATAAGGGTAAAATTGCTAGGATATCAATGAAAGAATAAGAACTAAATATAAACTTCAATTTACTATCTGCACACCAAAAACGAATTAAATATTCTATTGTAAAAATCCAAATAATTACCTTATCTATTGTTTGTAATTGAGATACAAAAGAGGTAGTTATCGGATAAGTTTCAATTACAAAAATTGCTGAAGATAAAAAAATTAGCCCTACAAGAATCAAATTTATTATAATACTAATAGAGCTATCGAAATCATCAAGGTAATGTGCTACTTTTTGGCGAATTGATTCTGATTCTTCTACCATACTACTCTAGAAATTATCTTTCATTCCTCGTATTTTTCCAAAAACTTTAACAGAATCAATCATTCCTGTAGTTGATTGTAAAGCCACTTGATCCCATCTTAAAAAAGGATTAGTTTTCTTTTCTTCTCCTAATAAAGAAGGAACTGTTGCTATGTTTTGCTTTCTTTTATTTTGTACTTCTTGATAACGAATTTGTAAGTCATAATTATCAGGATCAACCGTCAAAGCAAATTTAAGATTACTTAACGTATATTCATGAGCGCACCAAATCCGAGTATTATCAGGTAAGTTGCGTAACTTACTCAAAGAATCAACCATTTGCGCTGGAGTTCCTTCAAATAAGCGGCCACATCCTCCCGCAAATAAAGTATCACCACAGAATAATTCTCCTGGACTTTCTGTTGATTCTGGGGCAAAATAATAAGCAATATGAGCGCGAGTATGACCAGGAACAAAATAGATTTGTGCGACTCTACCAGCAAATTCTATTTGATCACCTTCTTCTAAAAATATTTGTTGTCCGGGTATTCTCCCTTGGTCTTCTTTTCCTCCATAAACACACAAATTAGGAAACTTTTCTATAAGTTGTTTATTGGCCCCAACGTGATCAGAATGATGATGGGTATTAAAAATAGCAACTAATTCAGATTTTAACTCATTTAAACAGTCTAAAACAGGGGTAGAAACAGCCGGATCAATAACTGCGGCCCTATGAGTATTAGGATCATGAAGAAGAAAAATATAATTATCTGATAAAACGGGAATAAGTTTGATTTCCATAGCAAAGATTAGAATGTATTTTCTGTATTATTTTCTTTATTTTAATTGAGATTGAGTAAAAAAAGAACTATTTTAGCGATCGCTTATAGATAAACGTTTGGGAATATGAGGAGAATCACTCTCGTCATAGATTTCTCCGACTAATTCCTCTAAAATGTCTTCTAGAGTCACTAAACCAACTGTTCCTCCATATTCATCTACAACAATAGCAATATGAAACCGTTGTTGGAGCATTTCTTTTAATAAATTTGTCACCATTTTAGTTTCAGGAACATAAATGGGCGCATCCATAGCGGTTGTAACTACTAATTCAGAACGCATTTCTTTAGGAACGGATTGTAGTTTTGCTAAAGCTTTTTTAAGATGGACAACACCTACAATATGATCCTTAGATTCTCCTTGAACGGGAATACGAGAATAACCAGTTTCTAAGGATAAATTAAGTAAAGTTTGTAGACTCGATTGATGAGAAATTGTTATCATATCAATACGAGGTTTAACCACATCTCTTGCCATCAAACGATCCAACATTAATGTTTTGTGGAGTAGCTGATGTTTATAGATGTCTATTTGTCCTTTTCCTCCTAATATTTCAATCATCAACTGAAGATCATTTACCGATTCTCCAGGAGAAGTTTTCTCGAATTTTCCTTGGAATAATTGAATAGTTCTTTGAGTAACCATTTCAAAAATTGGAACAATTCCTAATATCGATAAAAATTGGGATAATCGGAATACTAACGGAACGGAAAGACGAAACAAAGGACGAGTATTAAGTATGGCTAAAGATTTAGGGGTAATTTCACCAAAAATCAGCACCAAAACTGTCACTACTGCTGTTGCTATCCCTAACCCCGCATTCCCTAACCAAATGGCAAATAAATTACTGGTGAGAATAGCAGAAAAATTATTAACTAGATTATTTCCTACTAACAAACTGGTAATAAAACGTTGTCTATTTTCTAATACTAAGCGATACATCCCAGAGGGATCACCTTGACGTTCTATGAGTCCTCGTAATTTAAAATTATCAAAAGCGGTGATCGCAGTTTCTGACCCAGAAAAAAAGGCAGACAACAATAGCATCACCGTAATTGCAAGTATATCTAACCAAACCTGTCCCAGTAAAGGGGCAGGTTCAGTTAAAGCAAGTAAATAAGTGTCTAAAGCTAACAAAATAGTGGGACAAAATAATTACAAAAAAGCTCAGAAACCATTATAAACAATGTCCGAGCGGTGAATGAGTCTGAGATATTAATTGACTTTATAGGCAACGTTTAAAGCCCAGACAATTAAGGCGGTAATGGCACTCAAAACTAGGATAGCAGAAACAGTTATTAATACGGGTTTATCAGCACCCTCAAATTTCATGATGCCACGGTTCAGATCAGACATAGAGCTTAGCTCCTTTTGCGGGTTATATGGGCCAGATTAGGCACTCTTATCTAATAGGTTAGCGAAGATTTGACAAAAATGGGCCAAGAATTTCTGACAAATTCGGTTAATATTATTAAACTTCTACAATAATGGTTAATATCAATACAATAGTCAATATAGTCTAAAAATTAGATTTTTTGCCCCATAGTCTTTACAATAGTAGGGGTCAACAGCCGTTGACCCCTACAAGATTTTTACTTTTCCGTTTAATGATGAAACTATTATTAATTATTTTTGCTGTAATTTTTGTTTTATTAATCTTATTAGAAGGTAGTTTAAGGCTTGTTTTCGGGTTAGGTAAACGACTGATATATATCCCTGATACTGAGATTGGTTATTTATTAGCACCAAATCAAAATCTACGTCGTTTTGGTAAACAGATAATAATTAATCAATATTCTATGCGTAGTCAACCTATCGAAAAACATCCTGAAAAAAATACTTTAAGACTTTTTTTATTAGGTGATTCTGTTGCTAATGGGGCTTGGTGGACAGATCAATCAGATACCATTTCTACTCTAATTTCTAATACATTAAAGTTAGATTTTGTCAAGAGAATAGAAGTTCTTAATGCCTCGGCTAATTCTTGGGGGCCGCGAAATCAGTTAGCCTATTTACAACGCTTTGGCACGTTTGACGCTCAGATAATTATTTTATTGCTCAATACCGATGATTTATTCGCCACAGCACCTACAGGATTGCCTGTAGGACGCGATCGCCATTATCCTAATACTCAACCATCATCAGCTATTACAGAACTGTTAGAGCGCGTTTTTGCCAAGTCTGAGGACATTCCAGAAATGGCTAATATTTTAGGAGAAAAAGGCGATCGCGTAGGAATTAATTTAACGGCCCTAACTCAAATTCAGGCGATCGCCACTGAGTCTCAAATTCCTTTATTAGTTGCCATTACACCTTTAAAACGGGAGGTAGAAAATAACCCTAAAGATTATGAACAGAAAGCCCGAAAAAGGCTTACTCAGTGGGCGCAAGAGCAAAATATACCTCTAATTGACTTTTTAGAGGTATTTCAAGAAAATAAGGACAAAACTATTTTATACCGAGATCATATACATTTAAGTCCTCAAGGAAATCAACTGGTTAGTCAAACCATTAGTCAAAAGCTGAGATTGCTTGCAATATTTGATCCCCCCAACCCCATACCTTAATAAGGGGGGCAAATAAGAGGGAAACTGCAAAAAAGTCCCCCTTTTGAAGAAGGATTTAGAGGGATCAACATCAGGAAACCGCCATCTCTGAACGATTAAGAGATTTATAATTTAAGTCAGAATCATGCCAAATTTGGCCATCAAGAGCCATTTGCTCGATCAAACTAGCTAAACGTAAAGCTTTCAATGCTTGTTCGCCTCCGACAGAAGGTTGTTCACCCCCTCGGACACAGTTAACAAAATGCTCTAATTCTGCGTGTAAAGGTTCAATATTACTAGTATAAACTTTTTCAATTAATCCATCTTGACGATATAGGACTTGACCATAATCCGTACTATATCTAGCTGTAGTTTGACGATGAATAAGAATTTCATTATTGAGGAAATCAGCCTCAGTTAAACAATTTTTACAATGGGCCGCTAAGCGACGAATTTTGCGATGTGTTACCTTACTAGCAGTTAATGTAGAGACAATACCATTACCAAAACCGATAGTTGCGGTAACATAATCAAGATATCCCGAATCAGCCGCCCGACTACCACTAGCCGTCAACTTAATCACTGGGGCCCCTACCAATTCTAAGAGTAAATCGATATCATGGATCATTAAATCTAAGACCACTGAGACATCATTTGCTCGTTGGGAATAGGGACTCATGCGATGAGCTTCTACTGCAAGTAATTCTTCGGTTTTGAGGACTTTGCTGAGTTCTTGGAAAGCGGGATTAAACCGTTCAATATGACCGACTTGTAGAATAGTATTAAATTCGGCTGCGGCATTGACTAAAGATTCCGCTTCGGCGATACTGGCCGCAATAGGCTTTTCAATTAGTGTATGTACCCCTGCCTTGAGACAATCCATGCCTACAGTATGATGAAGACGGGTAGGAACGGCGATACAAACTGCATCTACATGGGGTAATAAGTCAAGATAGCTTTCAAAAAAACGTACCCGATATTTACTGGCGGTTTCTATGCCTTTTTCTACGTTAACATCGGAAATTCCGACAAATTCGACATCTTTGAGTAAGCTTAACACACGGGTATGATGTTGTCCCATGTTTCCTACTCCAATCACCCCGATACGAATGGGGTCAAAGGGGCTTCTCTGTCCTTTTAAATTAGGTTGTTGGTTGTACATTCTCCTGAACACTCCTAGTAAACTCCTCCACCAAGGTTTGATTGATTTATAGGTCAATCACCAAAGATAGTAACACAGTTCGTCGAAATGTAAAGAATTTCAACAGAAGTGGTGTTTTTTTTGTAATGACTTATACCATAACGGCCATATTTTAATTGTCAGAGCAATATCTTAGAATAAAAGTGTTAAATAAGAGCAAATTATGAGCTTTAAAGACTATTTTTCGCAAACAGCTTCAGATTATGCTATTTATCGTCCCCATTACCCCAAAAATCTGTTCACTTTTCTAAACACCCTGGTACAGGAACATGGAGTTGCTTGGGATTGTGCCACAGGTAATGGACAAGTTGCTAATCAATTAGTCAATTATTTTGATCAAGTTTATGCCTCAGATGGGAGTGAACAACAAATTAGTCAAGCTCAAAATAATGAGCGCATTAACTATTTTGTTTCCTTAGCAGAAAATAGTCTTTTAGAATCTAATTCAATTGATTTAATTACGGTTGCGCAAGCTTTTCATTGGTTTAATCAAGAAGCATTTTGGACTGAATCCCCAGATGGAATTTAGGGAACAATTAATAGGCGATCGCACAGTTAGAGGCTTGAAAGTTAGGGAACAGTTAAGGGGCGATCGCCCTTTTAGGGAACACCTCAGAAATAAGCAACAATTAAAGGAATTGTCCTTAATCCGGCCCGTTGATAGGTAGTCATTAACCGTTGAAATTGCTGCCAATTGGCACTATCTACAATTCCCAAACAGCCAGCCGTACCTGGAACATTAGCATCAAAATGAATACCAAAGTCACCTCTAGTATTGCCATCAACTTTAACCAAGTGTGGGTTAATTTTGTAGAAGTTCCCCTCAATCCCTTTGATGCTTAGATAAAGCGGTTTAGTGTTGACGCTATAATGTTTTAAGTCAACCCTAACTACCGAGGGAATGGGGCCAGCAGAAGATTGACCCTCATTCCCCCCAACACCGCTAACAGCTTTAAACTCAGCGTCAATTAACCCGTTTTTGGTATCAAGACTTATCAATTTTCCCTTACCTTTATTGTTTTTGTCAGCAATAAAAACCAAGATTTTAGGATATTTAGAATAAGGCTTATATATTGCATGATCTTTAATTAAATACCTGATAGATGGTTGGGTTTTGCTTTGAGGTAAAGGAATAAGGAAAAATAGAACAGTTAAAGCCAAAAAACTAAGGTGCAATCGGTAAGGAATCAAGGGATGGGGAAATAGGGTTCGATGTTTTTTGTTCATGATTAGAAAGGACAGTAAAGCCTATAAATCCAAAGAGAAGGAAACAAAACATAGACCCTAACAATAAACCTAGATTGCCATTAGACTGATTAGATTGAGGTTTTAGAGATAAGTTAAAATCAGCAATATGACTTTCTGCTTTTAACTTTCTCCCATAGTGTTCTACATCATCAATAATACGCTCTGCTTTCCATTTTTTTTGAGGTTCCATCATAATAATCTCCGAATTAATAGGTCTAATTTCTCATCTTGTGAACTGGAGACAGGGCCCGTATATTCGTAAACTTCAATTAAGAAGTTATCGTACCAAAATGGAACTTCGATCCCTATCTTGTAATTAGTAGCCATTTGGGGAAAAGTCATAATAGTTGTCTCTCCTATCCAGGACTTTTTACCTTCAACTCTGTTATATTCTCCTTGACCATCGAGAGTGATTAAATCTTCAATCAGATAATAAGTCATGGCCCAATATCTGTAAAAGGAGTAAACAGGATAACCAGAACAACGAACCGCTATATTATGGTTTTGTAAAGTTAAAGGTAATGTCACAAACCCGATAGGATCTGTTTGACCTTCTTTTCCAGGAATGGGCCTTGAGGAGTAAGAAAAACTCCCCAAAGATTCCCAATTTTCTCCACTATCAAAACGAAAAGTTAACGTCATAATTACCTGATCGTTTTAATCACAAATGCCTAAGAATTGAAGATTTTGAGCCACATAATCGAGGTAAGCGTTAGGGTCTTGACCTTGATCATTGAGACAATCCAAAACGCAGTCAAACTCGTCTCCGGTATAAAGGGCATAATCTAATAACTCAGTCGCTTGATGCAAATTTTCTAGTTCTTGATCTAGATTGCAATCTTCATCAATCGGAGGTGTCCATATTAAGAAAGGAGTCTCTCTGTTCATCGCTAGATTTTCTCCTTAATGCGACTTACACGGGTTCCGGCGGGGATTTTTCCTGCTGTTTTAAAGTTATTAACAATGGCGTTGTAGGCGGTCAGTTCTTCGTCTGTGCCATTTAATCGGCCAAAGGGAATACTACCTGAAGTACCGCCATAACTGAGGTAAGGTAATTTTGTGCGATCTGAAGTCTTTCTTACACCTTTAGAAGTTAAGCCAGTGGTGATTACGACCTTAGCAGGACGAGCGCGGCCACCTATTAAAATGATATCGTCGGCAGCAGGAAATGCACCTTCTCCTAACTTGGTACGTCCTGCAAGTTTTTCTTTATTCGTATTCCAGGTAGATTCTGTCCCTTTAACCTTGTGAAATACCTTTGCATTAAAATCTTGTCCAAACAAATGTACATATAATTCAACTTGAGGGGGTTTGGGAGTTCCAGAGCCTACCTTGTCGGGGCGTTCATCATATTTGTCGTAGTAAGCGATCAAATTCTTGAAAGCGATCTGATTTTTGGCCCCGCGTGCTAAATTTCGTAACGTACTCATAAAGTCCTCTGTGTGTGGTGTTTCACCCAGATTACAGCAAACTTTTAAGCAAATTTTCCCCTGGAAACCCTAGGATTTCTCCCTGCTTTGAAATTTATTCGCAACCTCAAGCGGTTTGATAAGCGTCGGGAAATTGATAGGTTAAATCCACTAAAGGTATGGGACGTTTAAGCCCATGTATAGTACAAATAGCTCCAGTAAAATAAACATCAGTAATGGGACGGCTTCGAGGTTTTTTCTTACTTTTGCCTAAAATTATTTGAGTACCAGGAATAGTGGGAAAAGCGGCGGTTTCATTAGGAGCAACATTTTTTCTGAGTAAGTCCCAATCGGGTTTATGATTTTGAATATCTAAAACTTGCTCTATTAAGTTTTTCGCATCAAGTTCAGCTCTGGCATACACTTTCAATTCATAGCCTTTTTCCTTATCTCTGTAAGAATAAATCTCCTTACCTTTACGCCATTTATAACGCGGTTTAGCAAAAAGACTTTTGATTTTAGTGGCCATTAATTTTAACTCTAATTCTGTAATTGTTTGAGAAGTTTCTTGAATTAATCTAAAACTAATTTGTCCTGTACAAGGTTCATATTCAGGCTCAACGTCATGAGCATTCTCAACAAATAATAAGGTAATTTGTGGCTTGTATTTAAAAGATTGATTGTAGTCTTCAATGGGAATGCCATAAATAGGAGTTGTAAAAGCTTGACCTCGACGAATATCATAATTAAAGAAAATCCACTTACAAATGCATTGTAAAGCCGAATCTTTATCATCAATTAATGAAGCTAAATATAAACTTTGTCGAGGTATTTTTAGGTCAAGATCTAAAGTATCAGGGTCAAGGTCACGAAACCATTGACGAACTTCTTTATTGTGGGTTTTCTTCCAAATATCTTGAAAGTGTTCCCAGGAATTAAAATCAGTTGGTAGTGACATCTTTTTCAGGTGCTTCTAATAAGTTTTCTCTAGCAATATTGGGGCCTAAACTATCAGTCCTAGCTTTATTTTCTTTCTCTAATTTTGTTTTCTCCTTATCTTTTAAATTATCTTGAATTGTTTTAAACTCAGTCTGGATTTGTTTAATATTGTCCTTAGTTTCGATTATTTCCTCGGTCACGCTTGTGAGGTCATTAACAATACTATCAGCTTGAGAAATACCATCAGTAATTTTTTGAATGGCTGCAAATTTACCTGATTTAATAGATAAGGTTTCATCCATCCATTGATAGGCATTTTCTATAATTACTCCACCACGTTTAAGCGCATTTCCTATTTTTCCCGTGTAGTTACCAACCGTTTCTAACCCTTCAGCTATACCAGCCATAGAGTTCGTAGTTAACTGATAAACATTAACGGCAGATGTATAAATAGCTGATAGTTTCTTCCAGTTATAAGAAAGTCCAGAATATAATTCAGTACCTAAAATTCCTTCAAGAAAACTACTAACAGAACTCCCAATAGTTGCCGTTAAATTAATAGGGTTATCATCTTCGTCTTTCAATCCGAAAGCTTGACCGGCTGAATCAATCAAATAACTAATGGAATCAAGTAATGAACGACTTAACATTCCTGCGTTGTGAAGAACTAGCATAAATTGAAGTACGCTAAGAACTCGATCTAATCTAATCGAACGACTAAACCGACCTAACCAACCGGATAAGCCACCTTGTACTTGAGGGCCTAATCTGTTAAGAACTTCCAACAATAAAGCATCTTGAGCCGCATTATTTAAGCCATTTAATCTTTCTAGAATTCGATTGTTTCCTGTTTGAATTGCTGGTAAAGCACAACAAGAACCGCCTGAATCTGGTACGGGTAAACCTTGGCGTTCCCGTTCGGTTTGGG
It includes:
- the lipA gene encoding lipoyl synthase; the encoded protein is MTQKSSLEPLTSIPSWLKRPIGKASELSTVQRIIKQRNIHTICEEGRCPNRGECYAQKTATFLLMGPTCTRSCAFCQVDKGHAPMALDPEEPEKVAESVKLLGLRYVVLTSVARDDLDDGGAQWFVRVMSSIRQSNHQTQIEVLTPDFWGGKHREIAQKQRVATVVAAKPACYNHNIETVQRLQDRVRRGAKYDRSLAVLRWVKEIDPTIPTKSGLMLGHGETETEIRQTLEDLREIGCDRLTIGQYMRPSLDHLPVEKYWTPEEFEELGNLGRSLGFSQVRSGPLVRSSYHAGE
- the cobW gene encoding cobalamin biosynthesis protein CobW, translating into MHKIPVTVITGFLGAGKTTLIRHLLQNNQKRRIAVIVNEFGEVGIDGELLRDCQICDEEDNPQNNIFELTNGCLCCTVQEEFFPTMQQLLERRESIDCMLIETSGLALPKPLVQAFRWPEIRNGATVDGVVTVVDCQALASGTLVGDLDALEAQRKADPNLEHETPIEELFEDQLACADLVLLTKTDLVETSQLTQIQEWLKQELRPGVKVVSCYQGEINPDILLGFNAAVEDNLESRPSHHDEEEEHDHDEEINSIQVIFDQAFDPKSLIETLKKIVENNEIYRIKGFVNVSNKPMRLVLQGVGDRFDTFYDRLWKANEPRQTRLVFIGCQLDQTEIQSKLKHQI
- a CDS encoding ion transporter, whose amino-acid sequence is MVEESESIRQKVAHYLDDFDSSISIIINLILVGLIFLSSAIFVIETYPITTSFVSQLQTIDKVIIWIFTIEYLIRFWCADSKLKFIFSSYSFIDILAILPLFIGLIDIRYIRILRWFRVLRLIRLIKLQTSLLKIQSEDTIILVRIFLLLFCLIFIYAGAIYQIEHKTNPQVFKDFFDALYFSVVTMTTVGFGDIIPLSKEGKILTVIMIFSGVIFIPWQISILTQKIFQITQQNDKVCSYCGLKSHDRDANFCKICSTKL
- the gloB gene encoding hydroxyacylglutathione hydrolase; amino-acid sequence: MEIKLIPVLSDNYIFLLHDPNTHRAAVIDPAVSTPVLDCLNELKSELVAIFNTHHHSDHVGANKQLIEKFPNLCVYGGKEDQGRIPGQQIFLEEGDQIEFAGRVAQIYFVPGHTRAHIAYYFAPESTESPGELFCGDTLFAGGCGRLFEGTPAQMVDSLSKLRNLPDNTRIWCAHEYTLSNLKFALTVDPDNYDLQIRYQEVQNKRKQNIATVPSLLGEEKKTNPFLRWDQVALQSTTGMIDSVKVFGKIRGMKDNF
- a CDS encoding hemolysin family protein, producing the protein MLLLSAFFSGSETAITAFDNFKLRGLIERQGDPSGMYRLVLENRQRFITSLLVGNNLVNNFSAILTSNLFAIWLGNAGLGIATAVVTVLVLIFGEITPKSLAILNTRPLFRLSVPLVFRLSQFLSILGIVPIFEMVTQRTIQLFQGKFEKTSPGESVNDLQLMIEILGGKGQIDIYKHQLLHKTLMLDRLMARDVVKPRIDMITISHQSSLQTLLNLSLETGYSRIPVQGESKDHIVGVVHLKKALAKLQSVPKEMRSELVVTTAMDAPIYVPETKMVTNLLKEMLQQRFHIAIVVDEYGGTVGLVTLEDILEELVGEIYDESDSPHIPKRLSISDR
- a CDS encoding SGNH/GDSL hydrolase family protein, translated to MKLLLIIFAVIFVLLILLEGSLRLVFGLGKRLIYIPDTEIGYLLAPNQNLRRFGKQIIINQYSMRSQPIEKHPEKNTLRLFLLGDSVANGAWWTDQSDTISTLISNTLKLDFVKRIEVLNASANSWGPRNQLAYLQRFGTFDAQIIILLLNTDDLFATAPTGLPVGRDRHYPNTQPSSAITELLERVFAKSEDIPEMANILGEKGDRVGINLTALTQIQAIATESQIPLLVAITPLKREVENNPKDYEQKARKRLTQWAQEQNIPLIDFLEVFQENKDKTILYRDHIHLSPQGNQLVSQTISQKLRLLAIFDPPNPIP
- a CDS encoding Gfo/Idh/MocA family protein yields the protein MYNQQPNLKGQRSPFDPIRIGVIGVGNMGQHHTRVLSLLKDVEFVGISDVNVEKGIETASKYRVRFFESYLDLLPHVDAVCIAVPTRLHHTVGMDCLKAGVHTLIEKPIAASIAEAESLVNAAAEFNTILQVGHIERFNPAFQELSKVLKTEELLAVEAHRMSPYSQRANDVSVVLDLMIHDIDLLLELVGAPVIKLTASGSRAADSGYLDYVTATIGFGNGIVSTLTASKVTHRKIRRLAAHCKNCLTEADFLNNEILIHRQTTARYSTDYGQVLYRQDGLIEKVYTSNIEPLHAELEHFVNCVRGGEQPSVGGEQALKALRLASLIEQMALDGQIWHDSDLNYKSLNRSEMAVS
- a CDS encoding methyltransferase domain-containing protein, which codes for MSFKDYFSQTASDYAIYRPHYPKNLFTFLNTLVQEHGVAWDCATGNGQVANQLVNYFDQVYASDGSEQQISQAQNNERINYFVSLAENSLLESNSIDLITVAQAFHWFNQEAFWTESPDGI